A single Sutterella megalosphaeroides DNA region contains:
- a CDS encoding amidohydrolase, translated as MEHTNTHSAPVATLIENARVYADTNRFEEAILIVGDTIRAVGPAEALRRAAPEGTRTIDARGRLVIPGFNDSHCHLMSAGRTLDEIDLQRVRSLEEMLETIRAYIEAHPAAPGTVLHGRGWNHDFFTDVARMPLASDLDAVAPDVGLVLERTCGHVAVANTVAMRAAGITRDTVPNAGGDIGHDEAGEPNGIFAENALAQIYAAIPPVDRAARRRHLRAALRHAAASGVTSVHTMDVQGDNWRATLEDYDTVLSELPTLRVNHQMCFMTPELLENFLVSGLRTGDAAGATGNRMNRVGPLKLFVDGSLGARTALLRAPYRDDPTTSGIATLTPAELSALVDRAVAAGLQTTIHAIGDGAIERVIDAYEAHTTENAGAGSNPARLGIVHVQITDRALLERMARRSILAHVQPIFLQYDTTIVEDRVGPELAATSYAFRTMNEIGIPVSYGTDSPVEDLNPWQNLASAVTRTRFEGNAAPWHPEECVTVADAIDAYTTGSAFASFEEQTKGRLLPGYLADLVVCDTDLFALPAGELADRIAGTRAVLTMTGGRIVWNTEGEADVNFD; from the coding sequence ATGGAACACACGAACACCCACAGCGCCCCCGTGGCCACCCTGATTGAGAACGCCCGCGTCTATGCGGACACGAACCGGTTCGAGGAAGCGATCCTCATCGTCGGGGATACGATCCGCGCCGTGGGTCCCGCCGAGGCCCTGCGCCGCGCCGCCCCGGAAGGCACCCGCACGATCGACGCCCGAGGGCGTCTCGTGATCCCGGGCTTCAACGACAGTCACTGCCACCTGATGTCGGCGGGCCGCACGCTCGACGAAATCGATCTGCAACGCGTGCGCAGCCTCGAAGAAATGCTCGAGACGATCCGCGCCTACATTGAGGCGCACCCGGCCGCTCCGGGAACGGTCCTCCACGGGCGCGGCTGGAATCACGACTTCTTCACAGACGTCGCGCGCATGCCGCTTGCGTCGGACCTCGATGCGGTTGCGCCCGACGTGGGGCTCGTTCTTGAGCGCACGTGCGGTCACGTGGCGGTAGCGAATACGGTCGCCATGCGCGCTGCCGGCATCACCCGCGACACGGTCCCGAACGCGGGCGGCGACATCGGGCACGACGAAGCGGGCGAACCCAACGGGATCTTCGCCGAAAACGCGCTCGCGCAGATCTACGCGGCGATTCCGCCCGTGGACCGTGCGGCCCGGCGCCGGCACCTCCGTGCGGCGCTTCGTCACGCGGCCGCTTCGGGCGTGACGAGCGTTCATACGATGGACGTCCAGGGGGACAATTGGCGGGCGACGCTCGAAGACTACGATACGGTCCTCTCCGAGCTTCCCACCCTGCGCGTCAATCACCAGATGTGCTTCATGACGCCGGAGCTCCTCGAGAACTTCCTCGTTTCGGGCCTTCGCACGGGGGATGCGGCGGGGGCGACCGGGAACCGGATGAACCGGGTCGGCCCCCTGAAGCTCTTCGTCGACGGCTCCCTGGGCGCCCGCACGGCACTGCTGCGCGCCCCCTACCGCGACGACCCGACGACCTCGGGCATTGCGACTCTCACCCCCGCGGAACTCTCGGCGCTCGTCGACCGCGCTGTGGCGGCGGGTCTCCAGACGACCATCCACGCGATCGGGGACGGTGCGATCGAACGCGTGATCGACGCCTACGAAGCGCACACGACGGAAAACGCGGGTGCGGGCTCGAACCCCGCGCGTCTCGGGATCGTGCACGTGCAGATCACGGACCGGGCGTTGCTTGAACGCATGGCCCGCCGCTCGATTCTCGCTCACGTGCAACCCATCTTCCTTCAGTACGATACGACGATCGTCGAGGATCGCGTCGGGCCCGAACTCGCCGCGACGAGCTACGCCTTCCGCACGATGAACGAGATCGGGATCCCCGTTTCCTACGGCACCGACAGCCCCGTCGAAGACCTGAACCCCTGGCAGAACCTGGCGAGCGCCGTCACCCGCACGCGCTTTGAAGGGAACGCCGCCCCCTGGCACCCCGAAGAGTGCGTGACGGTGGCCGACGCCATCGACGCCTACACGACGGGCAGCGCCTTCGCGAGCTTCGAAGAGCAGACGAAGGGGCGGCTTCTCCCCGGGTACCTCGCCGACCTCGTCGTCTGCGACACGGACCTCTTTGCGCTCCCTGCCGGGGAGCTCGCCGACCGCATTGCCGGTACGCGCGCCGTTCTCACCATGACGGGCGGGCGCATCGTCTGGAATACGGAAGGCGAGGCCGACGTGAATTTCGACTGA
- a CDS encoding amino acid aminotransferase: protein MVTNLFSNLEPKPDDPILGISSAYRADPRPEKVNLSVGMYLDDSGEVPLFRSVAEAEKRLLARKRPHAYGPMEGNPDFNAAVKTLVFGDSTDHARIATVQTLGGTGGLQLGSAFAHEYLGLTRAVVSNPTWGNHIAILDEARLGVAKYRYYDAEKESLDYAGLIEDLKALPEKTLVVLHACCHNPTGIDLTIEQWKGILEVVEQGNLVPFLDMAYQGFGEGLDEDPAALRLFARSGINFLAATSSSKNFGLYGERAGALHVVASNAEEAETIRSILKALVRSEYSNPPAYGGAIVAEVLNDSELFALWKSEVESARERILAMRVAFAEAGKAHGADLSFVLRQKGMFSYSGLTKAEMVRLREEFAVYGVENGRICVAGLTTKNVDYAAKAFAKVLADR from the coding sequence ATGGTCACGAATCTCTTTTCGAATCTCGAACCCAAACCCGACGATCCCATTCTGGGGATTTCGAGCGCCTACCGTGCGGACCCGCGTCCCGAAAAGGTGAATCTCTCGGTCGGGATGTACCTCGACGACTCGGGCGAGGTGCCGCTTTTCCGGTCCGTGGCCGAAGCCGAGAAGCGACTCCTTGCGCGCAAGCGCCCCCACGCTTACGGTCCCATGGAGGGGAATCCCGATTTCAACGCGGCCGTGAAGACGCTCGTCTTCGGCGATTCGACGGACCACGCCCGCATCGCGACCGTTCAGACCTTGGGCGGCACGGGGGGCCTTCAGTTGGGGAGCGCCTTCGCGCACGAGTACCTCGGCCTCACGCGCGCCGTCGTCTCGAACCCCACCTGGGGAAATCACATCGCGATTCTCGACGAGGCGCGCCTCGGCGTTGCGAAGTACCGTTACTACGACGCCGAAAAGGAGTCGCTCGACTACGCGGGCTTGATCGAAGACCTGAAGGCTTTGCCCGAAAAGACGCTCGTGGTGCTCCACGCCTGCTGCCACAACCCGACGGGGATCGACCTCACGATCGAACAATGGAAGGGTATTCTTGAGGTGGTCGAACAGGGGAACCTGGTGCCCTTCCTCGACATGGCCTACCAGGGCTTCGGCGAAGGGCTCGACGAAGACCCGGCGGCCCTGCGTCTTTTCGCGCGGTCGGGGATCAATTTCCTCGCGGCCACGTCGTCCTCGAAGAATTTCGGTCTCTACGGCGAACGCGCCGGGGCGCTCCACGTCGTTGCGTCGAACGCGGAGGAAGCCGAAACGATCCGCTCGATTCTGAAAGCGCTCGTTCGCAGCGAATACTCGAACCCGCCCGCTTACGGGGGTGCGATCGTGGCGGAAGTCCTGAACGACTCCGAGCTCTTTGCCCTCTGGAAGAGCGAAGTCGAGAGCGCCCGCGAACGCATTCTCGCGATGCGCGTCGCGTTCGCCGAAGCGGGTAAGGCCCACGGGGCGGACCTCTCCTTTGTCCTTCGTCAGAAGGGGATGTTCTCCTACTCGGGTCTCACCAAGGCCGAAATGGTGCGCCTGCGCGAAGAGTTCGCGGTCTACGGCGTTGAGAACGGGCGCATTTGCGTTGCGGGCCTCACCACGAAGAACGTCGACTACGCGGCGAAGGCCTTCGCGAAGGTGTTGGCGGACCGCTGA
- a CDS encoding universal stress protein yields MRILVPVDGSNHSRKVLQFLAARRTLLGSSPTIDLVNVQHSVPAAVMQFLDLQAVRSASEAEGRKVFDAIKADVDLSGLEPEEKVILGDAGTAIAEEADRTEADLIVMGTRGLNPVKGLFLGSVSTSVLAHTKTPLLLIRNDTPVPETSDVKVGIAVDGSENGIAAVEYVLSNAEFFGPNATFEIIHATPAYHTLLSTSAYMVDTIGPLVTEKEFNDGQEKLFEEAVGPAVDLFRAAGLPCEARHLTGDAAVAIAEYADKNLDMLVMGSHGRGNFSSAVMGSTAMHIAAETKAPILIVRK; encoded by the coding sequence ATGCGCATTCTCGTTCCCGTCGACGGCAGCAACCACAGCCGCAAAGTCCTTCAGTTCCTCGCCGCCCGTCGGACGCTGCTCGGTTCGAGCCCGACGATCGACCTCGTCAACGTTCAGCATTCGGTTCCCGCGGCCGTGATGCAGTTTCTTGACCTGCAAGCCGTGCGTTCGGCCTCCGAGGCCGAAGGCCGCAAGGTGTTCGACGCTATCAAGGCGGACGTCGACCTTTCGGGCCTCGAGCCCGAAGAAAAGGTGATCCTCGGCGACGCGGGCACCGCGATTGCCGAAGAAGCCGACCGCACCGAGGCGGACCTCATCGTGATGGGGACGCGCGGCCTCAACCCCGTGAAGGGCCTTTTCCTGGGTTCCGTTTCGACGAGCGTCTTGGCCCACACGAAGACCCCCTTGCTTCTCATCCGAAACGACACGCCCGTTCCCGAAACGAGCGACGTCAAGGTGGGCATTGCGGTCGACGGCTCTGAAAACGGCATTGCCGCCGTCGAATACGTCCTCTCGAACGCCGAATTCTTCGGCCCGAACGCGACCTTTGAAATCATTCACGCGACGCCCGCCTACCATACGCTCCTTTCGACCTCGGCCTACATGGTCGATACGATCGGGCCGCTCGTGACGGAAAAGGAATTCAACGACGGTCAGGAAAAGCTCTTCGAAGAAGCCGTCGGACCCGCGGTCGACCTCTTCCGCGCGGCGGGTCTTCCCTGCGAAGCGCGTCACTTGACGGGCGACGCCGCCGTGGCGATTGCCGAATACGCGGACAAGAACCTCGACATGCTCGTCATGGGCTCGCACGGGCGCGGGAACTTCTCCTCGGCCGTGATGGGTTCGACCGCGATGCACATCGCCGCCGAAACGAAGGCGCCGATCCTCATCGTCCGTAAATAA
- a CDS encoding APC family permease has product MTELRREIGLFGGISVLAGIMIGSGIFYIGGIVLERSGMNLGLALLVWIAGGLITLMSGVCYAELGAMMPKAGGSYVYLREAYGERTAFVSGFSSFVLSASASIAALAVAFAAALSTVFPMGPWAQKFLAAGTILLLTLVNIRGVRLGAAVQNVFMVLKLLPIAVILGAGFILGDVETPILTMPEELPSVGTLLSTVAFAVVATLWAYEGWTNLNSIAEEIKNPRRTLPLAIILSIVGVTLLYVLFNYSIFRVLPYETIRAMIEGGDYYLGREAANVLFGTFGGTVVAAAMILAIFNSLNGCVMVFPRVYYAMARDGAMVRALGTLHGNFRTPVNALLASAAISIGLVFMRDLGGLTSLVAVSGIIFNGLTFYAVIVLRRRYPTMERPYKVWLYPYLIWAVIAVMVGLLVSTLLEDPFTAMLNLIVPAIALVIFKVFFEKSSEEAARRRTETSSARPVLAADD; this is encoded by the coding sequence ATGACGGAACTTCGTCGTGAAATCGGCCTCTTCGGAGGCATATCGGTCCTCGCGGGCATCATGATCGGCTCGGGGATCTTCTATATCGGCGGGATCGTGCTCGAGCGTTCGGGCATGAACTTGGGGCTCGCTCTTCTCGTTTGGATCGCGGGCGGTTTGATCACGCTCATGAGCGGCGTTTGCTACGCGGAATTGGGCGCGATGATGCCCAAGGCCGGCGGCTCGTACGTGTACCTTCGCGAAGCCTACGGCGAACGGACGGCCTTTGTGAGCGGCTTTTCGAGCTTCGTCCTTTCCGCTTCCGCGTCGATTGCGGCGCTCGCCGTCGCTTTTGCCGCGGCCCTCTCGACCGTTTTTCCGATGGGGCCCTGGGCGCAAAAGTTCCTTGCCGCAGGCACGATCCTGCTTCTGACGCTTGTGAACATCCGGGGCGTGCGCTTGGGTGCGGCCGTCCAGAATGTCTTCATGGTTCTGAAGCTCCTTCCGATCGCGGTGATTCTCGGTGCGGGGTTCATTCTCGGCGACGTTGAAACGCCGATTCTCACGATGCCCGAAGAACTTCCCTCCGTCGGGACGCTCCTTTCCACCGTGGCCTTTGCGGTCGTCGCGACCCTCTGGGCCTACGAAGGCTGGACGAACTTGAACAGCATCGCGGAAGAAATCAAGAACCCGCGCCGTACGCTCCCCTTGGCGATCATTCTCTCGATCGTCGGCGTCACGCTCCTTTACGTCCTCTTCAATTACTCGATCTTCCGCGTTTTGCCCTACGAAACGATTCGCGCCATGATCGAAGGGGGCGACTACTACCTCGGTCGCGAAGCGGCGAACGTCCTCTTCGGCACGTTCGGCGGCACCGTGGTCGCCGCGGCGATGATTCTCGCGATCTTCAATTCCCTGAACGGCTGCGTGATGGTCTTCCCCCGCGTCTACTACGCGATGGCGCGCGACGGCGCGATGGTGCGAGCGCTCGGCACGCTGCACGGCAACTTCCGTACTCCGGTGAACGCGCTTCTCGCTTCCGCCGCCATCTCGATCGGTCTTGTCTTCATGCGCGACCTCGGGGGGCTGACGAGCCTTGTCGCGGTCTCGGGGATCATCTTCAACGGTCTTACGTTCTACGCCGTGATTGTTCTGCGTCGTCGCTACCCCACGATGGAACGCCCCTACAAGGTCTGGCTCTATCCGTACCTCATCTGGGCCGTGATCGCCGTGATGGTCGGGCTCCTCGTTTCGACCCTCCTCGAAGACCCCTTCACCGCGATGCTGAACCTCATCGTTCCGGCGATTGCGCTCGTGATCTTCAAGGTCTTCTTTGAAAAGTCCTCCGAAGAAGCGGCCCGCCGCCGCACCGAGACGAGCTCGGCCCGGCCGGTCCTCGCCGCCGACGACTGA
- a CDS encoding invasion associated locus B family protein, translated as MPTRSCRDRTTTRASNCSIPPTSPTLSVFSTHPRARLFQRTQRTRRTAGVASLLTAGFVAALSLAVALPVSARTNVPRSCADCRFIRSESGFLTCIERCLAGDVWCGEDRMTLARWEGWKFNQSRTVARRESENDFEALFGERRHGVLEVKLHNGKPAVAFAIPELVFPLHDPTVTIRVEGEKTRTYRGERWSDNILIVTDPELVRAFRRGCRVRVSTVPFGHERVDLQFDLAGFRDAADVVFGGKAP; from the coding sequence ATGCCGACACGCAGCTGCCGCGACCGAACGACAACTCGCGCATCGAATTGTTCGATTCCCCCCACGAGTCCGACGCTTTCGGTCTTTTCGACGCACCCGCGTGCGCGCCTTTTCCAACGCACCCAACGCACCCGCCGTACCGCCGGGGTCGCCTCCCTCCTGACAGCAGGCTTCGTCGCGGCGCTTTCGCTCGCGGTCGCCCTTCCCGTCTCCGCCCGCACGAACGTACCGCGCTCCTGTGCCGACTGCCGATTCATCCGCAGCGAATCGGGTTTTCTCACCTGCATCGAGCGCTGTCTCGCGGGCGACGTCTGGTGCGGCGAAGACCGCATGACGCTCGCGCGCTGGGAAGGCTGGAAATTCAACCAGTCGCGCACCGTCGCACGACGCGAGAGCGAAAACGATTTCGAGGCCCTCTTCGGCGAACGCCGTCACGGGGTGCTCGAAGTGAAGCTCCACAACGGCAAGCCCGCCGTCGCATTTGCGATTCCCGAACTCGTTTTTCCGCTGCACGACCCGACCGTCACCATACGGGTCGAGGGTGAGAAGACCCGCACCTACCGGGGCGAGCGCTGGTCGGACAACATCCTGATCGTGACCGACCCCGAGCTCGTTCGCGCCTTCCGGCGCGGCTGCCGCGTGCGCGTCTCGACCGTCCCCTTCGGGCACGAGCGCGTCGACCTGCAGTTCGACCTCGCGGGCTTTCGCGATGCGGCGGACGTGGTCTTCGGCGGGAAGGCTCCGTAA
- a CDS encoding AlkZ-related protein: MRAPVTVRSGRDIAALVHEIGFLPFYSTPVPGFSLRDLTDPAIWISNDQRVNPWYYRQDVALDDRIVYGKLFDGKMGFVDLDLFPDFVRVRRDGRDAREMLEAELLKPVDLAVLDAIPHGESLTEPLIKENLIVEPKGVPAALARLQTATFLYTASFEYKLTRGGRPYGWPLAAYMRPEEELGHERVFPAPERSYEAARATLLERVLAVVPDALERSPEGVVRLIDFAMGPKARKAKAAPETEEAKTAKATRKGKARK, encoded by the coding sequence ATGCGTGCACCCGTCACCGTTCGCAGCGGTCGCGACATCGCGGCCCTCGTGCATGAAATCGGCTTTCTGCCGTTTTATTCGACACCCGTCCCCGGCTTTTCGCTGCGGGACCTCACCGATCCCGCGATCTGGATTTCGAACGACCAGCGCGTCAACCCCTGGTACTACCGTCAGGACGTGGCGCTCGACGACCGGATCGTCTACGGGAAACTCTTCGACGGGAAGATGGGCTTCGTCGACCTCGACCTTTTCCCCGACTTCGTGCGCGTTCGTCGCGACGGGCGCGACGCGCGCGAGATGCTCGAGGCAGAGCTCTTGAAACCCGTCGACCTCGCGGTGCTCGATGCGATCCCCCACGGCGAAAGCCTCACCGAACCCCTCATCAAAGAGAACCTCATCGTCGAGCCGAAGGGCGTGCCCGCCGCGCTCGCTCGCCTTCAGACGGCAACCTTCCTCTATACGGCCTCCTTTGAATACAAGCTCACCCGCGGAGGGCGCCCGTACGGGTGGCCGCTTGCCGCCTACATGCGGCCCGAAGAAGAGCTCGGGCACGAACGCGTCTTTCCCGCGCCCGAGCGCTCCTACGAGGCGGCGCGCGCGACGCTCCTCGAGCGCGTGCTTGCGGTTGTTCCCGACGCGCTCGAACGGTCGCCCGAGGGCGTCGTGCGCCTCATCGACTTCGCGATGGGACCGAAGGCCCGGAAGGCGAAGGCGGCGCCCGAAACCGAAGAAGCAAAGACCGCCAAAGCCACTCGCAAAGGGAAGGCCCGAAAGTGA
- a CDS encoding ZIP family metal transporter — translation MDLTALLPDLDGSNPFTYALFGTLFTFLCTMLGAATVFLTTKKSSARLETVSLGFAAGVMIAASVWSLLIPGMEAAEAAGHTPWLVASAGLFGGALFLKLLDSTMPHLHFGSNEPEGPKTKLRRAQLLFLAITLHNLPEGGSVGLTTGVAALAGEPEAMASALVLALGIGIQNIPEGAAVSLPMAQQGMSRTKAFLFGTLSGLVEPIAALIVVAGLGFFAPAMPFLLAAAAGAMLYVVVEELIPACHLSEHADLGTFAVIAGFTVMMALDTALA, via the coding sequence ATGGATCTCACCGCTCTTCTTCCCGACTTGGACGGAAGCAATCCCTTCACGTATGCCCTCTTCGGGACGCTTTTCACGTTTCTGTGCACCATGCTCGGTGCCGCCACCGTTTTCCTCACGACGAAGAAAAGCTCCGCGCGTCTTGAGACCGTGTCGCTCGGCTTTGCCGCGGGGGTCATGATCGCCGCTTCCGTCTGGAGTCTTTTGATTCCGGGAATGGAGGCGGCCGAAGCCGCGGGGCACACTCCGTGGCTCGTCGCCTCGGCGGGACTTTTCGGCGGGGCGCTCTTTCTGAAGCTCCTCGACTCCACGATGCCGCACCTTCACTTCGGGAGCAACGAGCCCGAAGGGCCGAAGACGAAGTTGCGTCGTGCGCAGCTTTTGTTCCTCGCGATCACGCTTCACAATCTTCCGGAAGGGGGTTCCGTCGGGCTCACCACGGGCGTAGCCGCGCTCGCGGGCGAACCCGAAGCCATGGCGAGCGCCCTGGTGCTCGCACTCGGTATCGGGATTCAGAACATCCCGGAAGGTGCGGCGGTGTCGCTGCCGATGGCGCAGCAGGGGATGAGCCGCACGAAGGCCTTTCTCTTCGGGACGCTCTCGGGCCTCGTGGAGCCCATCGCCGCGCTGATCGTCGTTGCGGGTCTGGGCTTTTTCGCTCCCGCCATGCCCTTCCTTCTTGCCGCAGCGGCGGGCGCGATGCTCTACGTCGTCGTTGAAGAACTCATTCCCGCCTGCCACTTGTCGGAGCACGCCGACCTCGGCACCTTTGCCGTGATCGCAGGGTTCACCGTGATGATGGCGCTCGATACGGCACTGGCTTGA